The Constrictibacter sp. MBR-5 sequence GCCGGGAACGCCCTCGACCAGGGCGCCCGGGCGGAAGCCCTTCGCGTCCAGCCAGGCCGACAAGGCCTGCATCCGCTGGTCCGCCACCACCGCACCCGCAGCTGCCGGCGCCGTGTCGATATAGACCCGGGCGGCGGGGTCGTTGACGTAGGGTCGAACGAAGCGCTCGAGCGCGGCGATTTCGCCGGCAGGCGGCGTCGTCCTGCCGATGCCGAACTCGATCGCATGGCGCTCGATCTTCCACTCGGCCTGGGTCACCTTCTCGATGCCGGCGACCTCGGGATAGATCGCCTGGGACGAGCAGGCCGCCAGGAGAAGGCCGACGGCGACCGGCAGGATCCCTGCGCGAAGCCGGCGGTTTGCATGTTCGACGGTCATGACGATCCTCACTGCAGGACGAAGCCGTAGGGGCCGGCCAGGCGCCGCTGTCCGGGCAGGTTGTTCTCCGGCCGCTGCTGCGGGTTCGACATCACCTGGTTGGAGTCGAAGGCGGCCTTGTTACCGAAGATGCGCTCATAGTCGTTCGGCGGGACGAGGCCGTCGGTGGGCAGCGCCATCTTCTGCGAGACCGGCCGCACCACGTAGGGCGTCACGATGATGACCAGTTCCGTCTCGCCCCGCTGATAGACGTCCGAGCGAAAGAGCGGGCCGAGCACCGGCAGGTCGCCGAGCGCCGGAAACTTCGATGTCGTCTGGTCCTGCGACGACTGCAGCAGGCCGGCGATGGCGAAGCTCTGGCCCGATCCCAGTTCGACCGTCGTCTCGGCGCGCCGGGTCGAGAGCGCCGGGATGACGAAGTTGCTGATCGTGATCGATCCCGCAGCGGACAGCTCGCTGACCTCGGGGGTGACCGACAGGTTGATGCGGCCGTCGCTCAGCACGGTCGGCTTGAACGCGAGGCTGACGCCGAACTTCTTGTATTCGATCGAGATCGTCCCGCCGTCCTGCGGAACCGGGATCGGAAACTCGCCGCCCGCCAGGAAGCTGGCGGTCTCGCCGCTCATCGCGGTCAGGTTCGGCTCGGCCAGGACCGTCAGAAGACGTTCGTCCTCGAGCGCGTCGACCACCGTGTTGAGGTCGATCCCGCCGCCGGAGAGCAGGCCGTACAGCGCATTCGAACCATCGGTCCCGCGCCTGACGAGATTGGACGTCGGGAAGGTTTCGCCGCTCGGCACGGTCGCCGCGCCCTGCGCCACACCGAAGGTAAAGTCGCCGATCGAGGTGAACAGGTCCCAGCTGATGCCGAACCGCTTGGTGATGTCGCGCCGCACCTCGGCGACGCGGACGCGCAGGTTGACCTGCGTCGGCGCCAGCACCTTGAGGCGGTTGATCACCTTCTCCTCGCCGGCGAAGCCCGCGGCGACCTTGCGGGCCTCCTCCGCGTCCAGCGGATCGCGCACCGTGCCCTCGATCACGACGGAGTCGCCAAGCTGGCGGACGTTGACCGTGGCACCGCCGGTCGCCGAAGAGATGGCCTCGCGCAGCCGGTCGATGTTGAGGCTGACGGTGATCGGCATTCCGACGATCACCTTGTCGTCCTGGTCGACCGCGTAGAGCGAGGTCTCACCGGCGGCCTTGCCGAAGATGTAGATGATCTGCGGCGACTTGACCTGGACGTCGGCGATCGCGGGATCGGCGATGAACACGCCGGCCGCCGGACGATCGAGCCGGATCAGGCGGCCCTGGTGCATGTCGATCGTGAGCGGTGCCGCGTTCGGCGCGATCACCTTCGCGGCGTTGGTCACATCCGCCGAGCCGGCCACGAAGAGGGCGGCGGCAGCGGCAGCGATGAGCAGTTTCCTGGCGTGCATGACGGGTTCCTGGCGCTGATGGGGCCGCGTATCAGTAGGTGACCGGCTGCGGCGCCTGGCCGCCCCGGAGCACGAGGATCTCGCGCTCCTTGCGCTGGTCCTTCTTGACGCGCGCGTCCGGCAGGAGCGCGCTCACTTCGCTGTCGAGGGTGTAAGTCCGCTCGGCGCGGGGGATCGGGCCGACGGCGTTGGCGTCTTCGGCCAGCGCGCCCTCTTCGCTCTTGATGCTGCGCAGGCTGAGGGCGAGGCGGCCGAGTTCGCTCACCATCGCGATGACCTCGGCCTGCTTCGGGTTGACCTCGAGGGTCACGGTCTTCGCCGGCTGACCGGGCGTCCCCTCCTCGAAGTCGGTGCGCTGGTCGGTGGCGAGGATGCGCACGTTGTAGAGCACGGTCTCGCTCGCGCGCCGCTCGCGCTTGCTCTCCTCCGTTGTGTCGATGGCGTGCGTCAGGATCAGGTCGACGCGGTCGCCGGGAAAGATCAGGCCCGCGATGCCGGACGTCATGTTGATCGGCACGGTGACGGCGCGCATGCCGGGGGTCAGGATCGCGGCGAGGAAGCCGCGGTCGCCGGGCCGCACGATCCGCGCCGGGATCAGCGGCTCGCCCTTCGCGATCGACTGCCGGACGACGCTGCCCACCAGGTCCTGCTGATTCACCTGACCCTTGACGAAGTGGTCGGGCGAAACCGTGGTCTCGAGGATCGGCTGCCACCGCATGTGCTCGGGCTTCAGCACCATGCCGGCGGGCATGTTGTCGACGGCGACCAGCACCTCCGGCAGCTGCGGCACCGGCGCGAGATCGCGCGGCCCCACATTCGCGGCGGCACGTTCGGCGGCGATCCAGTTGCGAACCATCATCGTGGTCGCGCCGGCGGCGACGAGCGCCACGACGAGAAGGATGATCATGCGGGCGGACATAGGTTCAATCCCCTCGTTGCCGGCTCAGAGAGCCAGGAGTTGCGACGCGACGGCGATGCCGCCGACCGAGATGGCGATCCCGTAGGGCACGTCGCGCGACACGGTGAGCGTGGCGGCAGGGCCGGCGGACAGGCGCTGCAGGAGCGGACGGCACAGGACGGCCAGGGCGACGACGCCGCCCGCGATCGCGGTGACCAGAAGAAGCAGGGACAGGTGCGTCGGGCCGGCCCAGAGTGAGACGGCTGCGAGCAGCTTGACGTCGCCACCGCCGAACCAGCCGAGACCGAAGGCGACGATGCCGAGACCCAGGACGACCGCGGCGACCGCCAGCGACCAGACGGGGTCGGCCGACGGCGCGACCAGCGCGTAGGGCACGTAGAGGGCGGCGATCGCCAGATTCAGCCGGTTCGGAATGACGTAGTGCCGAAAGTCGCCGAAGGCCGCCCGAAAGAGCAGCACGACGAACAGGCCGATGCAGATCAGGGACAGCGTCGACAGCAGCGACATGAGGATCGGACTACCTTACGGGACCGGCGCGGCCTGTCGGAACGGACCGCGGGCGGGATGCGATAGGCCGGATGGTCCCGGAAAACGGTGAAGAAGCTGTAAATTGTCTGGATCGCGGGCCGCTCGACCGGCTGGTTCCGCCGGTGGGCCGGACCTTTTGTCCGGGCGACCCGATACCGCGTTACCG is a genomic window containing:
- a CDS encoding CpaD family pilus assembly lipoprotein, with amino-acid sequence MTVEHANRRLRAGILPVAVGLLLAACSSQAIYPEVAGIEKVTQAEWKIERHAIEFGIGRTTPPAGEIAALERFVRPYVNDPAARVYIDTAPAAAGAVVADQRMQALSAWLDAKGFRPGALVEGVPGTVPATDPARAVIYVGRYDIVLPDCPDFRKQTGADFTNTPASNHGCATTVNFARMLADPGDLVQGRDPGLADGERMAGTIRNYREAVKDAAKSGAKTVSTTGGSN
- a CDS encoding type II and III secretion system protein family protein, whose protein sequence is MHARKLLIAAAAAALFVAGSADVTNAAKVIAPNAAPLTIDMHQGRLIRLDRPAAGVFIADPAIADVQVKSPQIIYIFGKAAGETSLYAVDQDDKVIVGMPITVSLNIDRLREAISSATGGATVNVRQLGDSVVIEGTVRDPLDAEEARKVAAGFAGEEKVINRLKVLAPTQVNLRVRVAEVRRDITKRFGISWDLFTSIGDFTFGVAQGAATVPSGETFPTSNLVRRGTDGSNALYGLLSGGGIDLNTVVDALEDERLLTVLAEPNLTAMSGETASFLAGGEFPIPVPQDGGTISIEYKKFGVSLAFKPTVLSDGRINLSVTPEVSELSAAGSITISNFVIPALSTRRAETTVELGSGQSFAIAGLLQSSQDQTTSKFPALGDLPVLGPLFRSDVYQRGETELVIIVTPYVVRPVSQKMALPTDGLVPPNDYERIFGNKAAFDSNQVMSNPQQRPENNLPGQRRLAGPYGFVLQ
- the cpaB gene encoding Flp pilus assembly protein CpaB — protein: MSARMIILLVVALVAAGATTMMVRNWIAAERAAANVGPRDLAPVPQLPEVLVAVDNMPAGMVLKPEHMRWQPILETTVSPDHFVKGQVNQQDLVGSVVRQSIAKGEPLIPARIVRPGDRGFLAAILTPGMRAVTVPINMTSGIAGLIFPGDRVDLILTHAIDTTEESKRERRASETVLYNVRILATDQRTDFEEGTPGQPAKTVTLEVNPKQAEVIAMVSELGRLALSLRSIKSEEGALAEDANAVGPIPRAERTYTLDSEVSALLPDARVKKDQRKEREILVLRGGQAPQPVTY
- a CDS encoding prepilin peptidase; this translates as MSLLSTLSLICIGLFVVLLFRAAFGDFRHYVIPNRLNLAIAALYVPYALVAPSADPVWSLAVAAVVLGLGIVAFGLGWFGGGDVKLLAAVSLWAGPTHLSLLLLVTAIAGGVVALAVLCRPLLQRLSAGPAATLTVSRDVPYGIAISVGGIAVASQLLAL